One genomic region from Phragmites australis chromosome 1, lpPhrAust1.1, whole genome shotgun sequence encodes:
- the LOC133886522 gene encoding increased DNA methylation 1-like, producing MVIRAFPHANNVLATKNSCTDNTNVDHQHCRPLQNNGRDIGTYCSETCKKLSSQLSDMIGVTNRSEDGFSWALLKIQKDEPASSMDMPVVLECNVKLEVALGVLDECFNPVKDRRTKIDMLHQAVYSLGSEFKRLSYEGFYTMILEKDGEIISAALLRFHGTKLAEMPFAGTLPPYQRQGIMRRLLKAVEQVLTSVQVEKLVIPAIADLVDTWKRSFSFRPVEPQLREEMKKLSLVVITGTTLLQKPIPQQAERNSEPWRKYTFAPIGTDLQMTRLADDELAFLEMAPICSFTDLVTGNVSLKSSSSSSASMASGSSCPAPPGVQRSCGEASVTIQPSYGYAQGSSNLIHGMK from the exons ATGGTGATCAGGGCCTTTCCACATGCCAACAATGTACTCGCAACT AAGAACTCATGCACTGACAACACCAATGTAGATCATCAGCACTGCCGTCCATTGCAGAATAACGGGCGCGACATCGGCACGTACTGTAGCGAAACCTGCAAGAAG CTGTCTTCTCAGCTATCAGACATGATAGGAGTAACGAACCGTTCTGAAGATGGATTCTCATGGGCTCTCTTGAAGATTCAGAAGGATGAACCAGCCAGTTCCATGGACATGCCTGTCGTTCTTGAATGCAATGTGAAGCTTGAAGTGGCGCTTGGTGTGCTAGATGAGTGCTTTAACCCTGTGAAAGATCGAAGAACTAAGATCGATATGCTCCACCAAGCTGTTTATAGCCTTGG ATCAGAGTTTAAACGGCTAAGCTATGAAGGATTCTACACCATGATTCTAGAGAAGGATGGAGAAATAATTTCAGCAGCCTTGCTGAG GTTCCATGGCACAAAACTGGCAGAAATGCCTTTCGCAGGCACACTGCCACCTTACCAGAGACAAGGAATCATGCGTCGCCTTCTCAAGGCTGTTGAGCAG GTGTTGACGTCAGTGCAAGTGGAGAAGCTCGTGATACCAGCCATAGCTGATCTAGTGGACACTTGGAAGAGATCTTTCTCCTTCAGACCCGTAGAGCCGCAGTTGAGGGAGGAAATGAAGAAGCTGAGCCTGGTGGTCATCACCGGCACCACCCTGCTTCAGAAACCCATACCCCAACAAG CCGAGAGAAATTCAGAGCCATGGCGCAAGTACACGTTTGCTCCGATCGGCACGGACCTGCAGATGACTCGCCTGGCCGACGACGAGCTGGCGTTCCTGGAGATGGCTCCGATCTGCAGCTTCACCGACCTGGTCACGGGGAACGTGTCcctgaaatcgtcgtcgtcgtcgtcggcctCCATGGCTTCAGGGAGCAGCTGCCCCGCCCCTCCCGGCGTGCAGCGTTCTTGCGGCGAGGCGAGCGTGACGATCCAGCCTAGCTACGGCTACGCGCAGGGCAGTTCCAATCTCATCCATGGCATGAAGTGA
- the LOC133929351 gene encoding uncharacterized protein LOC133929351, with protein MHAPRLQDRQTIQLSIHPLLPSPLCVRRISSPSSLCPMPSPLPCLTSSAARLLLLPSSQLAAALARYSFEKEEFSTATAASGTAMAGSQGEASQPPAAGVAERIMPHLLNMYGSRATARDFEIYAPNATYDDPLMRAHGVKQIKSAFYTLPKVFGESKIVEYTIQENPTGTGKTEVLIDNKQHYKVFGKPVDLASLIRLEVVDGKVVKHEDWWDKKPLKSKETVGFPLLGHMAQASRRGAMLLTHALMGFGKDSSSS; from the exons aTGCACGCGCCGCGCCTACAAGACAGACAGACAATTCAACTCAGCATTcaccctcttcttccttctcctctttgtGTCCGCCGGATCTCCTCTCCTTCTAGCCTTTGTCCCATGCCATCTCCTCTCCCTTGCCtcacctcctccgccgcgcgattgctgctgctgccatcCTCTCAGCTAGCAGCTGCCCTCGCGCGCTACTCGTTTGAGAAGGAGGAATTCTCCACGGCGACGGCAGCTAGTGGGACGGCCATGGCGGGGTCGCAGGGGGAGGCGTCGCagccgccggccgccggcgtCGCCGAGCGCATCATGCCGCATCTCCTCAACAT GTATGGATCCCGTGCGACGGCGCGGGACTTTGAGATTTATGCGCCAAATGCAACATATGATGACCCGCTGATGCGTGCTCATGG GGTGAAGCAAATCAAATCAGCCTTTTACACACTTCCTAAG GTATTCGGTGAATCCAAGATCGTGGAGTACACAATACAAGAAAATCCCACCGGAACGGGGAAAACCGAG GTTCTGATCGACAACAAGCAGCATTACAAGGTGTTCGGCAAGCCCGTGGATCTGGCGTCGCTCATCAGGCTCGAGGTCGTCGATGGCAAGGTCGTCAAGCACGAGGACTG GTGGGACAAGAAGCCTCTGAAGAGCAAGGAGACGGTGGGGTTCCCGCTGCTGGGGCACATGGCGCAGGCGAGCCGCCGGGGAGCCATGCTGCTCACCCACGCACTCATGGGATTCGGCAAGGACTCCAGCTCCTCCTGA
- the LOC133929360 gene encoding ABC transporter D family member 1-like: protein MASLQLLQLTERGRNLLSSRRRTLAIVSGALLAGGTLAYSQSGRWKKHREAKSCNEANAHTRNKERVGQNGVDDKLIKTRKKKNGLKSLHFLAAILLKKLGPNGTNYLLGLTITAVLRTAVGHRLAKVQGYLFRAAFLRRVPTFTRLILENLLLCFLQSAIYQTSKYLTGSLGLRFKKILTDLVHADYFENMVYYKISHVDHRISNPEQRIASDIPKFCSELSDLVQDDLNAVADGLIYIWCLCSYASPKYVLWILAYVIGAGGAIRKFTPAFGKLKSMEQQLEGEYRQLHSRLRTHAESVAFYGGESREASHIMQRFRALVRHLNVVLHENWWFGMVQDFLLKYLGATVGVVLIIEPFFAGNLRPESSTLGRAEMLSNLRYHTSVIISLFQSLGTLSVSSRKLNILSGYADRIRELLDVSRELSGVRDRMMIQNSPAGNYISEANYIEFSGVKVVTPSGNVLVDDLTLRLESGSNLLITGPNGSGKSSLFRVLGGLWPLVSGHIVKPGVGSNLNKEIFYVPQRPYTVAGTLRDQLIYPLTADQETEPLSYGGMVDLLKNVDLEYLLERYPLDKEVNWGDELSLGEQQRLGMARLFYHKPKFAILDECTSAVTTDMEERFCRRVRAMGTSCITISHRPALVAFHDIVLSLDGEGGWNVQDNRNGSSFSAEVEFDVLKSSETDRKFDALAVQRAFVPRTKGNALLKPKKQSYSTEVIASFPSMEIEHMVQSPIVPQLQCPPRPLPVRVAAMSKILVPKLFDKQGGQLLAVALLVFSRTWISDRIASLNGTSVKYVLEQDKAAFKRLTGISVLQSAANSIVSPSLRNLTSRIALGWRIRMTNHLLQYYLKRNAFYKVFNISGMSIDAEQRITHDVEKLTNDLAGLVTGMVKPLVDILWFTWRMKLLSGRRGVAILYAYMFLGLGFLRAVSPDFGDLANQEQELQGTFRFMHSRLRTHAESIAFFGGGSRERAMIESKFTTLLDHSRILLRKRWLYGIFDDFVTKQLPNNVTWGLSFLYALEHKGDRALTSTQGELAHALRFLASVVSQSFIAFGDILELHKKFLELSGGINRIFELEELLQASQSYPVVPSNAINAAPEEIISFRGVDIVTPSQKLLASQLSCDVSQGKSLLVTGPNGSGKSSIFRVLQGLWPIASGRLTKPSEGIFHVPQRPYTCLGTLRDQIIYPLSHEEAEVKMLSYETSDKSAATILLDDHLKTILENVRLVYLLERESWDATPNWEDILSLGEQQRLGMARLFFHCPKYGILDECTNATSVDVEEHLYMLATNMGITVITSSQRPALIPFHSLELKLIDGEGKWELCTIHQ, encoded by the exons ATGGCATCACTGCAGTTATTGCAACTAACAGAACGTGGGCGCAACCTTTTGTCTTCAAGAAG GAGAACACTTGCAATTGTTTCGGGTGCACTACTTGCTGGTGGAACTTTAGCATACTCCCAGTCAGGCCGATGGAAAAAACATCGAGAAGCAAAATCTTGCAATGAAGCAAATGCACATACCAGGAATAAGGAGAGAGTTGGTCAAAATGGCGTTGATGATAAATTGATTaaaacaaggaaaaagaaaaatgggttGAAGTCTTTACATTTTCTGGCTGCTATTTTACTCAAGAAACTTGGCCCAAATGGAACAAATTACCTTCTTGGCTTGACAATAACAGCA GTCTTGCGTACAGCTGTTGGTCACAGATTAGCAAAAGTTCAAGGGTATTTGTTCAGAGCTGCATTTCTTCGGCGTGTTCCAACTTTTACACGTCTAATTCTTGAAAATCTTCTTCTATGCTTTCTCCAATCCGCAATATATCAGACCTCAAAGTACTTAACAGGGTCCTTAGGTTTGCGCTTCAAGAAAATTTTGACAGATCTTGTCCACGCTGATTATTTTGAG AACATGGTTTACTACAAGATCTCACATGTGGATCATCGAATCTCAAACCCAGAGCAAAGAATCGCTAGCGATATACCAAAGTTCTGCTCCGAACTGAGTGACCTTGTACAGGATGATCTGAATGCAGTTGCTGACGGGCTAATATATATCTGGTGCCTCTGCTCCTATGCGAGCCCAAAATATGTCTTATGGATTCTG GCATATGTCATAGGTGCTGGTGGTGCAATTAGAAAATTTACTCCTGCTTTTGGCAAGCTGAAGTCCATGGAACAACAACTCGAGGGGGAATATCGCCAACTCCATTCACGGTTGAGAACCCATGCTGAGAGCGTGGCATTTTATGGTGGTGAGAGCAGAGAAGCATCACATATTATGCAGCGGTTCCGAGCACTCGTTAGGCACTTGAATGTTGTTCTTCATGAAAACTGGTGGTTTGGCATGGTTCAAGATTTCCTTCTGAAGTACCTTGGTGCCACTGTGGGAGTTGTCCTAATTATTGAACCTTTCTTTGCGGGAAATCTTAGACCCGAATCATCCACCTTAGGACGGGCAGAGATGTTGAGCAATCTTCGATACCACACCAGCGTGATAATATCACTATTTCAGTCTCTTGGGACCCTTTCTGTCAGCTCAAGGAAATTAAATATTCTCAG tGGCTATGCTGACCGTATTCGTGAGTTGCTGGATGTCTCACGTGAGCTATCTGGTGTTCGTGATAGAATGATGATTCAAAATTCTCCTGCTGGAAATTATATCAGTGAGGCAAATTACATAGAATTTTCAGGTGTTAAG GTGGTGACGCCCTCTGGAAATGTCTTGGTTGATGATTTAACGCTCCGGTTAGAGTCAGGCTCTAATCTTTTGATCACTG GCCCCAATGGTAGTGGAAAAAGCTCACTTTTCCGTGTTCTTGGGGGTCTATGGCCGCTGGTATCTGGTCATATTGTCAAACCTGGTGTGGGTTCTAATCTCAATAAGGAAATATTTTATGTCCCCCAGAGACCATATACAGTGGCCGGAACACTTCGTGACCAGTTAATATATCCGCTCACAGCAGATCAGGAAACTGAACCACTTAGCTATGGTGGCATGGTGGATCTTCTAAAGAAT GTTGATCTGGAATACTTGCTAGAACGCTATCCTCTTGATAAGGAAGTTAACTGGGGTGATGAATTGTCTCTTGGCGAGCAGCAAAGATTAGGAATGGCTAGATTGTTCTACCATAAACCCAAGTTTGCTATCTTGGATGAGTGTACTAGTGCTGTGACAACTGATATGGAAGAGCGCTTCTGCAGAAGGGTTAGAGCAATGGGCACATCATGCATAACAATATCTCACCGTCCAGCATTAGTTGCATTTCATGATATTGTTTTGTCCTTGGATGGTGAAGGAGGGTGGAATGTTCAGGATAACAG AAACGGCTCTTCCTTTTCTGCTGAAGTAGAGTTTGATGTATTGAAGTCTTCGGAAACTGATCGCAAGTTTGATGCACTAGCTGTTCAAAGGGCTTTCGTCCCCAGAACAAAG GGAAATGCATTATTGAAGCCCAAGAAACAGTCCTATTCAACTGAGGTCATAGCCTCTTTCCCCAGTATGGAAATAGAACATATGGTACAATCTCCTATTGTTCCACAACTGCAATGCCCCCCAAGACCTTTGCCTGTCAGAGTTGCCGCAATGTCTAAAATACTG GTTCCAAAGCTATTTGATAAGCAAGGAGGGCAGTTGCTTGCAGTGGCACTACTTGTATTCTCTCGCACGTGGATTTCAGATCGTATAGCTTCACTGAATG GAACAAGTGTTAAGTATGTCCTGGAGCAGGACAAAGCTGCCTTCAAACGTTTGACTGGGATCAGTGTGCTACAAAGTGCCGCAAATTCCATTGTCTCACCATCACTGAG AAATCTTACTTCAAGAATTGCCCTTGGATGGCGGATTCGCATGACCAACCATCTACTTCAGTATTATTTGAAAAGAAATGCTTTTTACAAG GTATTTAACATTTCAGGTATGAGTATTGATGCAGAACAGAGAATAACACATGATGTAGAGAAGTTGACCAATGATCTTGCTGGCTTGGTTACTGGAATGGTGAAACCATTAGTTGACATTCTTTG GTTTACATGGAGAATGAAGCTTCTGTCTGGGCGAAGAGGAGTTGCGATATTGTATGCTTACATGTTTCTAGGTCTTGGTTTTCTGAGAGCTGTGTCCCCTGACTTCGGCGATCTTGCAAACCAAGAACAAGAACTTCAAGGTACCTTCAG gttcatgcactcaagattgcGGACGCATGCTGAGTCAATAGCTTTCTTTGGTGGTGGATCAAGGGAAAGAGCT ATGATTGAATCTAAATTCACGACATTGCTTGACCACTCGAGGATTCTCTTGAGAAAAAGATGGCTTTATGGTATTTTTGATGATTTTGTGACAAAGCAACTGCCTAATAATGTGACATGGGGGCTGAGTTTTTTATATGCTTTGGAGCACAAGGGAGACAGAGCTTTGACTTCAACTCAAG GAGAGTTGGCACATGCTCTGCGGTTCTTGGCATCTGTGGTGTCACAAAGCTTCATAGCGTTTGGTGATATTCTCGAATTACATAAGAAGTTCCTTGAACTTTCTGGTGGTATTAATAGAATATTTGAGCTCGAGGAGCTTCTACAGGCATCGCAAAGCT ATCCTGTTGTGCCTTCTAATGCTATAAATGCCGCCCCAGAAGAAATCATTTCCTTCCGTGGTGTGGATATCGTAACACCATCACAGAAGCTATTGGCTAGCCAATTGTCTTGTGATGTATCTCAAGGAAAAAGCCTTCTTGTGACTG GTCCAAATGGTAGCGGGAAGAGTTCGATTTTTAGGGTGCTCCAAGGTTTGTGGCCCATTGCCTCTGGTAGACTTACCAAGCCATCTGAAGGAATTTTTCATGTTCCTCAACGTCCATATACTTGTCTTGGGACCTTGAGGGATCAGATCATATACCCTCTCTCACACGAGGAGGCAGAGGTGAAGATGCTTTCATATGAAACAA GTGACAAGTCCGCAGCTACCATATTGCTGGACGATCACCTGAAGACGATTCTAGAGAATGTTCGCTTGGTCTATCTTCTAGAAAGAGAAAGTTGGGATGCTACTCCTAACTGGGAAGATATCCTATCCTTGGGAGAACAGCAGAGGCTGGGCATG GCCCGTTTATTCTTTCACTGTCCTAAATATGGCATCCTTGACGAGTGCACCAA TGCCACAAGTGTCGATGTTGAGGAGCATTTGTACATGCTAGCAACTAACATGGGCATAACAGTCATCACGTCCTCACAA AGGCCTGCCCTCATACCCTTCCATTCCTTGGAACTGAAACTcattgatggtgaaggaaagtgGGAGCTATGCACCATCCACCAATAA
- the LOC133929377 gene encoding uncharacterized protein LOC133929377: MEASSLLVAPRAVSVFFSFRGHSRRRCLVAAAASHGKGLDTRLGGRDDGVQQVVPTNCKARRALSGGLLAVAVSGAALTLPCHASSAAALEVEPSRHLSLYRALAVLGDLDPATAKTVAGVAGPALSAFGFLFILRIVMSWYPRLPVTEFPYVLAYAPTEPFLAVTRKLIPPLGGVDVTPVVWFGLVSFLNEILVGPQGLLVLLSQQV, encoded by the exons atGGAGGCCTCCTCCTTGCTCGTTGCTCCCAGGGCCGTCTCcgtcttcttttctttcagaGGACACTCTAGGAGAAGGtgcctcgtcgccgccgccgccagccacGGCAAG GGCCTCGATACCCGCTTGGGAGGACGCGACGATGGCGTTCAGCAAGTGGTACCAACCAATTGCAAGGCACGGAGAGCTCTCAGCGGCGGCCTGTTGGCCGTGGCCGTGAGCGGCGCCGCACTAACATTACCATGCCATGCTTCTTCCGCGGCGGCGTTGGAAGTGGAGCCGTCGCGCCATCTGTCCTTATACCGGGCCCTGGCGGTGCTGGGTGACCTGGACCCCGCGACGGCGAAGACGGTGGCGGGCGTGGCGGGGCCGGCGCTGTCGGCGTTCGGGTTCCTCTTCATCCTGCGGATCGTCATGTCGTGGTACCCGAGGCTCCCCGTGACGGAGTTCCCCTACGTGCTGGCGTACGCGCCCACGGAGCCGTTCCTGGCCGTCACCAGGAAGCTCATCCCGCCGCTTGGCGGCGTCGACGTCACGCCGGTCGTCTGGTTCGGACTCGTCAGCTTCCTCAACGAGATCCTGGTCGGGCCGCAGGGCCTGCTCGTCCTCCTCTCTCAGCAGGTCTAG
- the LOC133929369 gene encoding mitochondrial-processing peptidase subunit alpha-like — translation MMLRSSARLLRKLVDKSHSHGRRGVDAAAARRLSVAAAARYTSLLRPLPGLELPPCLPGQLGRNPTRITTLPNGIRVASEDVPGPSACIGVFVNSGSIYETGESTGVSHLLEKLAFKDTAHRSHLQIVQELELAGGNVGASAAREQMVYSYDTLKAYLPQAVEVLVDCVRNPLFPQDEVERQLALAREQVQELQKNPERFLMEALNLVGYTGALANPLIAPEDALVRINDSIIQKFYHENFTADRLVLAASGVDHQNLLDIAEHLLSDWHKGSPVEKPESTYVGGDSRHSAESDMTHVALAFEVPGGWLQERDATIMTVMQTLMGGGGSFSSGGPGKGMHSRLYLRVLNKYHSVQSFSAFSDVYDNTGLFGIYLTTPSDFVAKAVDVAINELIAIATPGEVTEVELKRAKNSTISSVLMNLESRVIVAEDIGRQLLTYGCRKPIDYFLQCMDEITLNDITSFARKMLSSQPTMASWGDVGKVPPYEFVCKRLR, via the exons ATGATGCTGCGCTCCTCCGCTCgcctcctccgcaag CTGGTCGACAAGTCTCATTCGCACGGGCGCCGCGGGGTGGATGCCGCGGCGGCACGACGGctctccgtcgccgccgccgcgcgatACACCTCGCTCCTGCGCCCTCTCCCCGGCCTGGAGCTCCCGCCCTGCCTCCCGGGCCAGCTCGGCCGCAACCCCACCAGGATCACCACGCTCCCCAACGGCATCCGCGTTGCTTCCGAGGACGTCCCG GGGCCTTCGGCCTGCATAGGGGTCTTCGTGAATTCCGGCTCAATTTACGAGACCGGGGAGTCCACCGGCGTCTCGCACCTGCTGGAGAAGCTGGCCTTCAAGGACACCGCGCACCGAAGCCACCTGCAGATTGTGCAGGAGCTTGAGCTCGCCGGAGGAAACGTCGGCGCCTCTGCGGCCAGGGAGCAGATGGTCTACAGCTACGACACGCTCAAGGCCTACTTGCCGCAGGCCGTTGAGGTGCTTGTCGATTGTGTCCGGAACCCGCTGTTCCCCCAGGACGAAGTTGAGCGGCAG CTGGCCCTTGCACGAGAACAAGTCCAGGAACTGCAGAAGAACCCTGAGAGGTTTCTTATGGAAGCACTTAACCTTGTCGGATATACAGGTGCACTTGCTAATCCGCTAATAGCTCCTGAGGACGCTCTTGTGAGAATCAATGACAGCATCATTCAAAAGTTCTATCAT GAAAATTTTACTGCCGATCGCTTGGTTCTAGCAGCATCAGGTGTTGATCATCAAAACTTATTAGACATTGCAGAACATTTGTTGTCTGATTGGCACAAGGGATCCCCAGTGGAAAAGCCAGAGTCTACATATGTTGGTGGTGATTCCAGACACAGCGCAGAGTCAGAT ATGACACATGTTGCATTAGCTTTTGAAGTGCCAGGGGGTTGGCTTCAAGAAAGAGATGCTACAATTATGACCGTCATGCAG ACTTTGATGGGTGGTGGTGGTTCATTCTCGTCTGGTGGTCCTGGAAAAGGGATGCATTCACGGCTTT ATCTGCGGGTCCTAAATAAATATCACTCTGTCCAATCTTTTTCAGCATTTAGTGATGTATATGACAATACTGGCCTCTTTGGTATCTACCTGACCACG CCATCAGATTTTGTAGCAAAGGCTGTTGATGTTGCGATAAATGAATTGATTGCTATTGCTACACCTGGAGAAG TGACAGAGGTTGAACTGAAACGAGCGAAAAACTCAACAATTTCATCCGTGTTAATGAACCTTGAATCCAGG GTAATTGTTGCGGAAGACATAGGAAGGCAGCTTTTGACTTATGGCTGCAG GAAGCCTATTGATTACTTCCTTCAATGTATGGACGAAATAACTCTAAATGATATTACATCATTTGCCCGGAAGATGTTGTCGTCGCAACCCACAATGGCTAGCTGGGGAGATG TTGGCAAAGTTCCTCCATATGAATTTGTCTGCAAGCGGTTGCGATAG
- the LOC133929384 gene encoding vacuolar protein sorting-associated protein 55 homolog, translating into MFSTSILLQILACALYNNWWPMLAALMYVLVPMPCLFFGGGSTQFLTSRDGGAWINAAKFLTGASAMGSFAIPAILRHAGLIETGAMFIEFTSFFILVCTVLCFHRATLDEDW; encoded by the exons ATGTTCTCCACGAGCATTCTACTGCAGATACTG GCATGTGCTTTGTACAACAACTGGTGGCCCATGTTAGCAG CTCTTATGTATGTCCTTGTACCAATGCCATGCCTATTCTTTGGCGGTGGATCTACACAGTTCTTGACTAGCAGAGATGGTGGAGC GTGGATTAATGCTGCAAAATTCCTTACTGGTGCGTCTGCCATGGGAAGCTTCGCCATTCCAGCAATCCTGAGGCACGCTGGCCTAATCGAGACTGGTGCCATGTTCATCGAGTTCACGTCCTTCTTCATTCTCGTATGCACAGTGCTGTGCTTCCACAGGGCTACCCTGGATGAAGACTGGTAA
- the LOC133929417 gene encoding diphosphomevalonate decarboxylase MVD2, peroxisomal-like, with the protein MEVEGQWVLMATGRSPTNIAVIKYWGKRDEALILPVNDSISVTLDPDHLSATTTVAVSPSFPSDRMWLNAKEISLSGGRFQNCLREIRKRARDFEDEKKGIRIKKADWEKLHVHIASYNNFPTAAGLASSAAGFACLVFTLGKLMNVKEDYGELSSIARQGSGSACRSIYGGFVKWCMGKKDDGSDSIAVQLADEAHWNDIVIIIAVVSSKQKETSSTSGMRDSVETSPLLQYRAQTVVPSRVLKMEQAIKNRDFESFAKLTCADSNQFHAVCLDTSPPIFYMNDTSHRIISLAEKWNHSEGAPQVAYTFDAGPNAVLIAPNRKTATLLQKLLYYFPPQDKDLSSYLVGDKSILSDAGLHSIEDVEALPVPPELKIPDQKFKGDVSYFICSRLGTGPKVVADESQALIDSVTGLPKGV; encoded by the exons ATGGAGGTGGAGGGGCAGTGGGTGCTCATGGCGACGGGGCGGTCGCCGACCAACATCGCCGTCATCAAGTACTGGGGGAAGCGCGACGAGGCGCTCATCCTCCCCGTCAACGACAGTATCAGCGTCACCCTCGACCCCGACCACctctccgccaccaccaccgtcgcTGTCAGCCCTTCCTTCCCCTCCGACCGCATGTGGCTCAACGCCAAG GAGATCTCGCTGTCAGGAGGAAGGTTTCAGAATTGCCTGAGAGAGATCCGGAAGCGTGCTCGTGATTTCGAGGATGAGAAGAAGGGGATCAGGATCAAGAAAGCGGACTGGGAGAAGTTGCATGTCCACATAGCGTCGTACAACAACTTTCCCACTGCTGCTGGTTTGGCCTCTTCGGCTGCTGGCTTTGCTTGTCTTG TTTTCACCCTCGGAAAGCTCATGAATGTGAAAGAAGATTATGGAGAACTTTCTTCAATAGCAAG GCAGGGATCTGGGAGTGCATGCCGCAGTATATATGGTGGATTTGTGAAATGGTGTATGGGAAAA AAAGATGATGGAAGTGACAGTATTGCGGTGCAGCTTGCTGATGAAGCACATTGGAACGATATTGTAATTATTATTGCAGTG GTCAGTTCGAAGCAGAAGGAAACGAGTAGCACCAGTGGGATGCGGGACAGTGTTGAAACAAGTCCCCTCTTGCAATACAGGGCCCAG ACTGTAGTGCCAAGTCGGGTGTTGAAAATGGAACAGGCTATCAAGAATCGCGACTTCGAATCCTTTGCCAAGTTAACTTGTGCAGATAGCAACCAGTTTCATGCTGTATGTTTAGACACGAGCCCTCCCATTTTCTATATGAATGATACATCACACAG GATAATTAGCCTTGCAGAAAAGTGGAACCACTCGGAAGGAGCCCCACAG GTTGCCTACACCTTCGATGCTGGGCCTAACGCTGTCCTAATTGCACCAAACCGTAAAACTGCAACCCTTCTCCAGAAGCTCTTATACTATTTCCCTCCACAAGACAAGGATTTGAGCAG CTATTTGGTTGGCGATAAATCAATTCTAAGCGATGCTGGATTGCATTCCATAGAAGACGTAGAGGCTCTTCCAGTGCCTCCAGAGTTGAAGATACCGGACCAGAAATTCAAGGGCGATGTTAGCTACTTCATCTGCAGCAGGCTTGGGACTGGCCCAAAGGTTGTTGCCGACGAAAGCCAAGCGTTGATTGATTCAGTCACAGGACTTCCGAAAGGGGTGTAA